AGTGGACGGGTCGTCCGGGGGGTGCTTATCTCGATTATATCCATACGCAAGATGAAGTCGTCTGCGTGTTATCTGGCACGGCTGATGTGAAAGTTGCCGATGAACACGGAACCGTTGAATCCGGCGACCGGATGGATGTTCCCGCGAACACCTATCATTCAATCACTGTCACAGGCGAAGATCCATTAGTGGTCTTGACAGGAATGCGAAGAAATTAAGACTTTTTAATAGGGCTTACGCACCGTCCTTTACTTATCCGCATCACAAGTAAACTCTTCCGACCCAACTCAGGACCGTAGTCCGTAATGAAATGGAGGACGGATAGGAGGAAGACATGCTGGGCATGAAACCTGCTTCATTACTCCGCAAGGTAAAATAAAAAATGAATATTACTGTAAAAACCGGTGGGTTTGCCCAAGAGCAGACCGATGTCATTGCCCTCGGAATCTTGGAAAACCCAGATTTCTATAGCGCACCTCTCCAAAACATAGAACAAGCTCTGGGTGGACGCATTCGTGAAGTGATGAATCTTGGCGATTTTACAGGTAAACACAACACGACCAACTGGCTCTATACAAACGGCGCAATCACGGCACCCCGCCTGCTTTTGGTGGGTTTGGGTGAATATCACGATCTCACTGTTGAGAAAGTGCGCGAGGCTGCAGGTAACGCCGCGCGAGCGATCCGCGATATGGGTTTAAGTAGTGCCGCAATTCCGATTCCTATTGAAGCCACTCCCGAAATGATTCAAGCCGCCACGGAGGCATGTCTTCTCGCACTCTATCAGTTCAACGAACACAAAACCGATACCGACGATGACAATAAAAAAAAGAAACTTGAATCTATTACGTTTTTAGTTGAAAACGAACAAATTAAGGCAACGATAGAAGACGCTGTAGAGCGAGGGGAAACGATAGCCAACGGCACGCTCCTCGCTCGCGATCTCAGCAACCAACCCGCAAACTATCTCACACCGACACAACTCGCTGAAAAGGCACAAACAGTGGCAGACACAGCTGGACTCAATTGCGAAATTTTTGGCAAAGCGACCCTTGAGGAGAAAGGTTTCCGCACACTCCTCGCTGTTGCGCAGGGAAGTGTTGA
The genomic region above belongs to Candidatus Poribacteria bacterium and contains:
- a CDS encoding cupin domain-containing protein codes for the protein MTWKSRWSEQHPDADALKQQLKSEGFDAYEWTGRPGGAYLDYIHTQDEVVCVLSGTADVKVADEHGTVESGDRMDVPANTYHSITVTGEDPLVVLTGMRRN